The Spiroplasma citri genome has a segment encoding these proteins:
- a CDS encoding NAD(P)/FAD-dependent oxidoreductase: MQVFESEIARTGYTKEQAILNGFNAKEIVVNGTDHTHYVADAKPVTIKIIYDQKNRIIAGAQIFGYNKASLRINALIPIIWTKTKIGEIEYLDLPYSPPFAKSVDVLNVPLAKINE; the protein is encoded by the coding sequence ATGCAGGTTTTTGAAAGTGAAATTGCTCGAACAGGATATACAAAAGAACAGGCAATTTTAAATGGTTTTAATGCCAAAGAGATTGTTGTAAATGGGACAGATCACACACACTATGTTGCTGATGCTAAGCCAGTAACAATTAAAATAATTTATGACCAAAAAAATAGGATTATTGCTGGAGCACAAATTTTTGGTTATAATAAGGCTAGTTTAAGAATCAATGCTTTAATTCCAATTATTTGGACAAAAACTAAAATTGGTGAAATTGAATATTTAGATTTACCATATTCACCTCCTTTTGCAAAAAGTGTTGATGTATTAAACGTTCCTTTAGCAAAAATTAATGAATAA
- a CDS encoding nitroreductase family protein: MTVKNAINWRKTVKKYNSEKVINYEDLTVILEAGRLAPCSLGIEVTNVVSITNQELKNKFADEAMLGWNQEKVKNASCIMLITGINPPYLVSTEFLTKRLKRVINQTDELEKTIKKYRTFLQQKEHLFAFVSEQAHIVTSFITIQAADLKIGTTIMGGFNAKKCDELLAKHCSFDQEKHHTVLVLALGYYDEDDDKATMPRVRIDFNEFAKIIK; encoded by the coding sequence ATGACAGTAAAAAATGCAATTAATTGACGGAAAACTGTTAAAAAATATAATAGTGAAAAAGTAATTAATTATGAAGATTTAACAGTAATACTTGAAGCAGGGCGCTTAGCACCTTGTTCATTAGGAATTGAAGTGACTAATGTTGTTAGTATTACAAATCAAGAATTAAAAAACAAATTTGCTGATGAAGCAATGCTCGGATGAAATCAAGAAAAAGTGAAAAATGCTAGTTGTATAATGCTTATTACGGGTATTAATCCACCTTATTTAGTTTCAACTGAATTTTTAACAAAACGACTAAAACGGGTTATTAATCAAACAGATGAGTTAGAAAAGACAATTAAAAAATATCGAACTTTTTTACAACAAAAAGAACATCTTTTTGCATTTGTTTCAGAACAAGCCCATATTGTAACTAGTTTTATTACAATTCAAGCTGCTGATTTAAAAATAGGAACTACTATCATGGGTGGCTTTAATGCAAAAAAATGTGATGAATTATTAGCAAAACATTGTTCGTTTGATCAAGAAAAGCATCATACAGTTTTAGTTTTAGCCTTAGGATACTATGATGAAGATGATGATAAAGCAACAATGCCACGTGTTAGAATTGATTTTAATGAATTTGCAAAGATTATTAAATAA
- the rpmE gene encoding 50S ribosomal protein L31 → MAREGIHPKYFDTKIMCTTCGTEYMSGSTKGEELKVDTCSSCHPFYTGSQQFANAAGRVERFKSKFNKKEELVKQAKKASKVQKELNKKTVKPKSDDKKAE, encoded by the coding sequence ATGGCAAGAGAAGGAATCCATCCAAAATATTTTGATACTAAAATTATGTGTACAACTTGTGGAACAGAATATATGAGTGGTTCTACTAAAGGAGAAGAATTAAAAGTTGATACTTGTTCTTCATGCCATCCCTTCTATACAGGTAGTCAACAGTTTGCTAATGCAGCTGGACGTGTTGAACGATTTAAATCTAAATTTAATAAAAAAGAAGAGTTAGTAAAACAAGCAAAAAAAGCATCAAAAGTACAAAAAGAACTTAACAAAAAAACAGTTAAACCAAAATCTGATGACAAAAAAGCAGAATAA
- a CDS encoding DHH family phosphoesterase, with product MQDLKGLILQKIKDYKTIICLRHISPDGDAYGSAFGLAQFIKDNFPNKRVLVDGATNDFLAFLATPNLVQVEDYQDALVIVTDTANIERIDSKYWQQAKEIIKIDHHPNVTPFGDIQWIDETKIAVSEMIAELVLTSKLTVTPEAARLIFAGIVTDSNRFMYSKTCQNTFMLAGQLVATGFDLQSIYQNLYEESWVNVRFKNYLLSQVVIYNKEISYVKITDEMLKEHKMSYETVKPWVNIMSNIKEFKIWMWAIENKAEGYINLSIRSNTYIVNKVAEKYCGGGHQLASGAKIYQWEDLEQVLKDLSFVIKNNIKYMGG from the coding sequence ATGCAAGATTTAAAAGGGCTTATTTTACAAAAAATTAAAGATTATAAAACAATTATTTGTTTACGCCATATTTCACCAGATGGTGATGCATATGGTTCAGCATTTGGATTAGCACAATTTATTAAAGATAATTTTCCGAATAAGAGAGTATTAGTTGATGGTGCAACAAATGATTTTTTAGCTTTCTTAGCAACACCTAATCTTGTACAAGTAGAAGATTATCAAGATGCATTAGTAATCGTAACTGATACAGCGAACATTGAACGAATTGATAGTAAATATTGGCAGCAAGCGAAAGAAATTATTAAAATTGATCATCATCCTAATGTTACTCCATTTGGTGATATACAATGAATTGATGAAACTAAAATTGCGGTTTCAGAAATGATTGCTGAATTGGTTTTAACATCAAAATTAACGGTAACGCCAGAAGCAGCTAGATTAATTTTTGCTGGAATTGTAACAGATTCAAATCGTTTTATGTATAGTAAAACTTGCCAAAATACTTTTATGTTAGCAGGGCAATTAGTTGCTACAGGTTTTGATTTGCAATCAATTTATCAAAATTTATATGAAGAATCATGAGTCAATGTGCGCTTTAAAAATTATTTGTTATCGCAAGTAGTTATTTATAATAAAGAAATTAGTTATGTTAAGATAACTGATGAAATGTTAAAAGAGCATAAAATGAGTTATGAAACTGTTAAACCATGAGTCAATATTATGAGTAATATTAAAGAATTTAAAATTTGAATGTGAGCAATTGAAAATAAAGCAGAGGGTTATATAAATCTTAGCATTCGTAGTAATACTTATATTGTTAATAAGGTAGCAGAAAAGTATTGTGGTGGTGGTCATCAGTTAGCAAGCGGGGCGAAAATTTATCAGTGAGAAGATTTAGAACAAGTTTTAAAAGACTTAAGTTTTGTAATTAAAAATAACATTAAATATATGGGAGGTTAA
- a CDS encoding thymidine kinase — protein MYFLNSKAEIGWIEVITGCMFAGKTEEFIRRLVRLSYAKFEIQVFKPTIDNRYSENQVVSHSKKAVEAISVKDSDELLANLKTTTNVAGIDEVQFFDNNIVKIADSLADKGIIVIVNGLDKDFRGEAFTNIEQLMTRAEEVKKLHAICVKCGNLANRTQRLINGKPANYYDPIVLIGEKDKYEARCRHCHEVTY, from the coding sequence ATGTATTTTTTAAATAGTAAAGCTGAAATAGGATGAATAGAAGTTATCACTGGTTGTATGTTTGCTGGAAAAACTGAGGAGTTTATTCGTCGTTTAGTTCGCCTAAGTTATGCTAAATTTGAAATTCAAGTTTTTAAACCAACAATTGATAATCGTTATAGTGAAAACCAAGTTGTTAGTCATAGTAAAAAAGCAGTTGAAGCAATATCAGTTAAGGATTCTGATGAGTTATTAGCAAACCTTAAAACAACAACAAATGTTGCTGGGATTGATGAAGTACAATTTTTTGATAATAATATTGTTAAAATTGCTGATTCTTTGGCAGATAAAGGAATTATTGTTATTGTTAATGGTTTAGATAAAGATTTTCGAGGTGAAGCTTTTACTAATATTGAGCAATTAATGACACGAGCAGAAGAGGTTAAAAAATTACATGCAATTTGTGTTAAATGTGGAAATTTAGCAAATAGAACACAACGTTTAATTAATGGGAAACCAGCTAATTATTATGATCCAATTGTTTTAATTGGTGAAAAGGATAAATATGAAGCTCGTTGTCGTCATTGTCATGAAGTAACATATTAA
- the prfA gene encoding peptide chain release factor 1, whose amino-acid sequence MNQKTIERLETMLKRWNLINEELTKPEIVNDVKKLTSLAKEQAQLEETVALYLNYKNVLNNINEAKLILETEKDYELIELAKEELKTSEIRKEQLAAELKVILLPKDPNDDKNVIFEIRGAAGGDEGNIFAGDLYRMYIKYAEQQHWKVELIEANESEAGGFSTISFMVKGDRVYSKMKFESGAHRVQRIPKTESKGRVHTSTATVAVLPEIEEVDFEIKTADLKIDTYRASGAGGQHVNTTDSAVRITHLPTGFVVTSQDGRSQHDNKALAMQHLRSKLYEEQQRKINEERWTLRKDAVGTGDRSEKIRTYNYPQNRATDHRINLTLQKLDQIMEGNLDEIVVALINEEQRLKMEGN is encoded by the coding sequence ATGAATCAAAAAACAATTGAACGATTAGAAACGATGTTAAAGCGGTGAAATTTAATTAATGAAGAATTAACGAAACCAGAAATAGTTAATGATGTTAAAAAATTAACTAGTTTAGCAAAAGAACAAGCACAATTAGAGGAAACCGTTGCTTTATACTTAAATTATAAAAATGTTTTAAATAATATTAATGAAGCAAAATTAATTTTAGAGACAGAAAAAGATTATGAATTAATTGAATTAGCAAAAGAAGAATTAAAAACTTCGGAAATAAGAAAAGAACAACTTGCAGCAGAATTAAAGGTAATATTATTACCAAAAGATCCTAATGATGATAAAAATGTTATTTTTGAAATTCGTGGAGCAGCGGGTGGTGATGAAGGAAATATTTTTGCTGGTGATTTATATCGAATGTATATAAAATATGCAGAGCAACAACATTGAAAAGTAGAATTAATTGAAGCAAATGAATCAGAAGCAGGAGGTTTTTCTACAATTTCGTTTATGGTTAAAGGAGATCGTGTTTATTCAAAAATGAAATTTGAATCAGGGGCACATCGTGTTCAACGAATTCCAAAAACAGAAAGTAAAGGTCGAGTACATACATCAACTGCAACCGTTGCTGTTTTACCAGAAATTGAAGAAGTTGATTTTGAAATTAAAACTGCTGATTTAAAAATTGATACTTACCGTGCTTCAGGAGCAGGGGGGCAACATGTTAATACAACTGATTCAGCTGTTCGAATTACGCATTTACCAACGGGGTTTGTTGTAACTTCCCAAGATGGTCGTAGTCAACATGATAATAAAGCATTAGCAATGCAACATTTACGAAGTAAGTTATATGAAGAACAACAACGTAAAATTAATGAAGAACGTTGAACATTAAGAAAAGATGCAGTAGGAACAGGTGACCGGAGCGAAAAGATTCGAACATATAATTATCCTCAGAATCGGGCTACCGATCATCGTATTAATTTAACACTACAAAAATTAGACCAAATTATGGAAGGTAATTTAGACGAAATTGTAGTAGCATTAATTAATGAAGAACAGAGATTGAAAATGGAAGGAAACTAA
- the prmC gene encoding peptide chain release factor N(5)-glutamine methyltransferase: MTVNELIQKSEDYLKDSNNANYLADIKILIAFFMKTSLAKLYAIQNDKINFKIDDYWQQLIAYRNGKPIQHITNLQNFYGYDFYVDYNVLIPRYETEELVDNINIIIDEMFLNNCNKRNCNKRLTLIDIGTGSGAIAISLGLENPNLTIYASDISIEALKVAKRNIKQLNCKNVKLLEGDMLEPFIKNKIKADLLVCNPPYIPNNQKISHHVKNYEPHVALFGDADGLYFYREIFQNWQKVVKKNGILCFEHGYDQKKDLEKLVKEYFPNQKYYFQKDINKKWRMLFINIL, from the coding sequence ATGACAGTTAATGAATTAATTCAAAAGTCAGAAGATTATTTGAAAGACTCAAATAATGCTAATTATCTTGCCGATATTAAAATTTTAATAGCATTTTTTATGAAAACTTCGTTAGCAAAATTATATGCAATTCAAAATGATAAAATTAACTTTAAGATTGATGATTATTGACAACAGTTGATTGCGTATCGTAATGGAAAACCAATTCAGCATATTACTAATTTACAAAATTTTTATGGATATGATTTTTATGTTGATTATAATGTTTTAATTCCCCGTTATGAAACAGAAGAATTAGTTGATAATATTAATATTATAATTGATGAAATGTTTCTTAATAATTGTAATAAACGTAATTGTAATAAACGATTAACTTTAATTGACATTGGAACAGGGAGTGGAGCAATTGCAATTAGTTTAGGCTTAGAAAATCCAAATCTAACAATTTATGCTAGTGATATTTCAATTGAAGCATTAAAAGTAGCAAAAAGAAATATTAAGCAGTTAAATTGCAAAAATGTTAAATTATTGGAAGGTGATATGCTAGAACCATTTATTAAAAATAAGATTAAAGCTGATCTTCTAGTTTGTAATCCACCTTATATTCCAAATAATCAAAAGATTAGTCATCATGTTAAAAATTATGAACCGCATGTTGCTTTATTTGGTGATGCTGATGGCCTGTATTTTTATCGAGAAATTTTTCAAAATTGACAGAAAGTTGTTAAAAAAAATGGTATTTTATGTTTTGAACATGGTTATGACCAAAAAAAAGATTTAGAAAAATTAGTAAAGGAATATTTTCCGAATCAGAAATATTATTTTCAAAAAGATATAAATAAAAAATGACGAATGTTATTTATTAATATTTTGTAG
- a CDS encoding polypeptide chain release factor methylase → MEDKLKNIKRTRIISIAFLLVLFIMVPYFTFMYVSHSDQLLKKYFHFIATVPKDVLATFTTPDLPNKFLIFGLPYIALGTLAGAIISSVFYMYHQKRTINFNNRMLLIGTVFIISFLFSACLLFSLAEYYYDLFTEWCRSLRGGYTGPEFVKNIQVMINPDIPNREAIINALINLATGPGTNNKYPLTWIGLNAIWWITGLQMIFIIFIMLKVGFKLEWLLNDNINLTKKEELFVLKDTFNQSRLKKFISLYLIPNEFNISLWVVFFSSIVFIPQFVYTIIIGSSFTDANRFFLFSYFYTHLTINAIIPDTSSILDKPNIDYFNMTMNMPGSGIFISVVPIISSALIISMLFAFTFVMLKKPNLTKKGFISFYVSFLIVTGNSIVMFLVSQYELTKAVDYWNSQSENFKETVMKPLFKTTHLDYFWLQGNELLASNILLSAFITVLSIIAFSHISKIKSNHISNEQIKSNLKC, encoded by the coding sequence ATGGAAGATAAACTTAAAAATATTAAAAGAACTCGCATTATTAGTATTGCTTTTTTACTAGTTTTATTTATCATGGTCCCATATTTTACTTTTATGTATGTATCACATAGTGATCAACTTTTAAAAAAATACTTTCATTTTATTGCAACAGTACCTAAGGATGTTTTAGCAACATTTACAACACCTGATTTACCAAATAAGTTTTTAATCTTTGGTTTGCCATATATTGCGTTAGGAACATTAGCGGGCGCCATTATTAGTAGTGTTTTTTACATGTATCACCAAAAACGAACAATTAATTTTAATAATAGAATGTTGCTAATTGGAACAGTTTTTATTATATCTTTTTTATTTAGTGCTTGTTTATTATTTTCACTTGCAGAATATTATTATGATTTATTTACAGAGTGATGTCGTTCTTTAAGAGGTGGTTATACTGGACCTGAGTTTGTTAAAAATATTCAAGTTATGATTAATCCAGATATTCCAAATCGAGAAGCAATTATTAACGCATTAATTAACTTAGCTACGGGACCCGGAACAAACAATAAGTATCCATTAACTTGAATTGGTCTTAATGCTATTTGATGAATTACAGGATTACAGATGATTTTTATTATTTTTATTATGTTAAAAGTTGGTTTTAAATTAGAATGATTATTAAATGATAATATTAATCTAACTAAAAAAGAAGAATTATTTGTTTTAAAAGATACATTTAATCAAAGCCGTCTTAAAAAGTTTATTAGTTTATATTTAATTCCAAATGAATTTAATATTTCACTATGAGTCGTTTTTTTTTCAAGTATAGTTTTTATTCCACAATTTGTTTATACAATTATTATTGGCAGTAGTTTTACTGATGCAAACCGATTTTTTTTATTTTCTTATTTTTATACACATTTAACAATTAACGCTATTATTCCAGATACAAGTAGTATTTTGGATAAGCCAAATATTGATTATTTTAATATGACAATGAATATGCCAGGGTCAGGAATTTTTATTAGTGTTGTGCCAATTATTTCTTCTGCTTTAATTATTTCAATGCTATTTGCTTTTACTTTTGTGATGTTGAAAAAACCAAATTTAACTAAAAAGGGTTTTATTAGTTTTTATGTTAGTTTTTTAATTGTAACTGGAAATTCAATAGTAATGTTTCTGGTTTCTCAATATGAATTAACAAAAGCAGTTGATTATTGAAACAGTCAAAGCGAGAATTTTAAAGAAACGGTAATGAAACCACTTTTTAAAACAACACATTTGGATTACTTTTGATTACAAGGAAATGAATTATTAGCAAGTAATATTTTATTATCTGCTTTCATTACTGTTTTATCAATTATTGCTTTTTCACATATTTCAAAAATTAAAAGTAATCATATTAGCAATGAACAAATTAAATCAAATTTAAAATGTTAA
- a CDS encoding L-threonylcarbamoyladenylate synthase, giving the protein MKVYTVKDRKEIIASYLAEKVIIVPTDTIYGMTCIISSPVAKARIFKVKGRSEKMYLSVIVSSVRMAKNFIDFPREDLKLFKKNETITIIGNIKDDINKLYNITEDNTIGIRITKSKWLKKIINKVGPIYGTSVNISGQNYAKEFNDLQKFNVDIIVDSGYLDNRPSKIYNSLTKEFIR; this is encoded by the coding sequence ATGAAAGTATATACTGTAAAAGATCGCAAAGAAATTATTGCTAGTTATTTAGCAGAAAAAGTGATTATTGTTCCAACAGATACTATTTATGGAATGACATGCATTATTAGTTCACCAGTAGCAAAAGCAAGAATTTTTAAAGTTAAAGGTCGATCAGAAAAAATGTATTTATCAGTTATTGTTAGTTCAGTTCGAATGGCAAAGAATTTTATTGACTTTCCGCGTGAAGATTTAAAACTTTTTAAAAAGAATGAAACTATTACTATAATAGGTAACATAAAAGATGATATTAATAAGCTTTATAACATTACAGAAGATAATACAATTGGAATTAGAATTACAAAGTCAAAATGATTAAAAAAAATTATTAATAAGGTTGGACCAATTTATGGGACAAGTGTAAATATTAGCGGTCAGAATTATGCTAAAGAATTTAATGATCTTCAAAAATTTAATGTTGATATTATTGTTGACTCTGGTTATTTAGATAATCGCCCTTCAAAGATTTATAATTCTTTAACGAAAGAATTTATTAGATAA